A single region of the Streptomyces virginiae genome encodes:
- a CDS encoding Rne/Rng family ribonuclease: protein MLNNENDTNPAGSADSGSPSDNLPPRRRRRAASRPAGPPGGVVAETTPVTEAAPAAPAEEAAPAAAPARPRRRATRAVAAPVTPAVAADTPAAEPVAAPAAAEEPAAPAPRTRRRATRAVAAPETPAAVAEAAPVVEEEAPAAPAPRARRRATRAVAAPAAEAAAVVEAPAAPEAAPVVEEEAPAAPAPRARRRATRAVTAPAAEAVVETPAAEPAPAVEEAPKATRAVTVADAVDSPKRGGRRRATRSAAPAAAAQPVVESAEPAAPARARRAARPAVAVFQAPVFAEPMFQTPETAAMAAAAARAAEEVEEEETEVEAEVTTAPAAQPTGRRRRRGRGAAESAPAAESAPVSLPEVLAEEEPEAEAAELDEESAEFEDGDESGERPSRRRRRGGRRRRRGESADLDESAEDEAETAEQDAAERDAEEEEDEESDEALGSSSSRRRRRRRRRSGEGAAEATEAGDEDGVRTVVKVREPRPAREKTESSDEVQSIKGSTRLEAKKQRRREGREQGRRRVPIITEAEFLARREAVERVMVVRQAGERTQIGVLEDNVLVEHYVNKEEATSYVGNVYLGKVQNVLPSMEAAFIDIGKGRNAVLYAGEVNFEALGMANGPRRIESALKSGQSVLVQVTKDPIGHKGARLTSQVSLPGRYLVYVPEGSMTGISRKLPDTERARLKTILKKIVPEDAGVIVRTAAEGASEDELRRDVERLQAQWEDIQKKSKQISTSSPSLLYGEPDMTVRVVRDIFNEDFSKVIVSGDGAWETIHGYVNHVAPDLADRLSRWTSEVDVFATYRIDEQLAKALDRKVWLPSGGSLVIDKTEAMIVIDVNTGKFTGQGGNLEETVTRNNLEAAEEIVRQLRLRDLGGIVVIDFIDMVLESNRDLVLRRMLECLGRDRTKHQVAEVTSLGLVQMTRKRVGQGLLESFSETCVHCNGRGVIVHMETPTVIGGGGNGKRSKRRGGRTEFDQHDHEVETVESADMGAFETEAEVAAEAAAPRALPEPEFVADEELYSSPAEAEAAAGISGRRNRRRATRKATAPAGAPRGAAAPVQAPAPVVVDEPVTEAAETVLEPAAEFVAEAAAVAEVAPVVEPVEEAAPKGRTRRRATRKATAPAGAPAPAVEVAPEPVVVPEPEPVVEPEVVAVAEVEEAPVVEAAPARPRRRATRKATAPAGSPAGAAEAAVVVVEAPVTEAPAPVEEAAPVVEEAAPAKKAAKKAPAKKATAAKKAPAKKAAAAKKTVAKKAATTKKTATKRATKKTAAAEQQTLPSVSAPTEA, encoded by the coding sequence ATGCTCAACAACGAAAACGACACCAATCCTGCTGGTAGCGCCGACAGCGGCAGCCCCAGCGACAACCTGCCGCCGCGCCGTCGCCGCCGTGCCGCCTCCCGGCCCGCCGGCCCGCCCGGTGGCGTCGTCGCCGAGACGACCCCGGTGACCGAGGCCGCCCCGGCCGCCCCCGCCGAAGAGGCCGCTCCGGCCGCCGCACCCGCTCGTCCCCGCCGCCGCGCGACCCGCGCCGTGGCCGCCCCGGTGACCCCGGCCGTCGCGGCCGACACCCCGGCCGCCGAGCCCGTAGCAGCCCCCGCCGCCGCCGAGGAGCCCGCCGCTCCCGCCCCGCGGACCCGCCGCCGCGCCACCCGCGCCGTGGCCGCCCCGGAGACCCCCGCCGCCGTGGCCGAGGCCGCGCCCGTGGTCGAGGAGGAGGCTCCGGCCGCTCCGGCTCCGCGTGCCCGTCGTCGTGCCACCCGCGCCGTCGCCGCACCGGCCGCCGAGGCCGCCGCCGTGGTGGAGGCTCCGGCCGCCCCCGAGGCCGCGCCCGTGGTCGAGGAGGAGGCTCCGGCCGCTCCGGCTCCGCGTGCCCGTCGCCGTGCCACCCGCGCCGTGACCGCCCCGGCCGCCGAGGCCGTGGTCGAGACCCCCGCCGCCGAGCCCGCGCCCGCCGTGGAGGAGGCCCCCAAGGCCACCCGCGCCGTGACCGTCGCCGACGCCGTGGACTCGCCCAAGCGTGGCGGCCGCCGCCGCGCCACCCGCTCCGCCGCCCCGGCCGCCGCCGCGCAGCCCGTCGTCGAGAGCGCCGAGCCCGCCGCTCCGGCCCGGGCCCGCCGTGCCGCGCGTCCCGCCGTGGCCGTCTTCCAGGCCCCGGTCTTCGCCGAGCCGATGTTCCAGACCCCCGAGACCGCGGCCATGGCCGCCGCCGCGGCGCGCGCCGCCGAAGAGGTCGAGGAGGAGGAGACCGAGGTCGAGGCCGAGGTCACCACCGCCCCCGCCGCGCAGCCCACCGGCCGCCGCCGGCGCCGTGGACGCGGCGCCGCCGAGTCCGCCCCGGCCGCCGAGTCCGCCCCGGTCTCGCTGCCCGAGGTGCTCGCGGAGGAGGAGCCGGAGGCCGAGGCCGCCGAGCTCGACGAGGAGTCCGCCGAATTCGAGGACGGCGACGAGTCGGGCGAGCGCCCGTCGCGCCGTCGTCGTCGTGGTGGCCGTCGCCGCCGTCGCGGTGAGTCCGCCGACCTCGACGAGTCCGCCGAGGACGAGGCCGAGACCGCCGAGCAGGACGCCGCCGAGCGGGACGCCGAGGAGGAAGAGGACGAGGAGTCCGACGAGGCCCTCGGCTCCAGCTCCAGCCGTCGCCGCCGTCGTCGTCGCCGTCGTAGCGGCGAGGGTGCCGCCGAGGCGACCGAAGCGGGCGACGAGGACGGTGTGCGTACCGTCGTCAAGGTCCGCGAGCCGCGTCCGGCGCGCGAGAAGACCGAGTCCTCCGACGAGGTCCAGTCCATCAAGGGCTCGACCCGTCTCGAGGCGAAGAAGCAGCGTCGCCGCGAGGGCCGTGAGCAGGGCCGCCGCCGCGTCCCGATCATCACCGAGGCCGAGTTCCTGGCCCGCCGTGAGGCCGTCGAGCGCGTCATGGTCGTCCGCCAGGCCGGCGAGCGCACCCAGATCGGCGTCCTCGAGGACAACGTGCTCGTCGAGCACTACGTCAACAAGGAAGAAGCCACCTCGTACGTCGGCAACGTCTACCTGGGCAAGGTCCAGAACGTGCTGCCGTCGATGGAGGCCGCCTTCATCGACATCGGCAAGGGCCGCAACGCCGTCCTGTACGCCGGTGAGGTCAACTTCGAGGCGCTCGGCATGGCCAACGGGCCGCGCCGCATCGAGTCCGCCCTCAAGTCCGGCCAGTCGGTCCTGGTGCAGGTCACCAAGGACCCGATCGGTCACAAGGGTGCCCGCCTGACCAGCCAGGTCTCGCTGCCCGGTCGCTACCTGGTCTACGTGCCCGAGGGCTCGATGACCGGCATCAGCCGCAAGCTGCCCGACACCGAGCGGGCGCGCCTGAAGACCATCCTCAAGAAGATCGTCCCCGAGGACGCGGGCGTCATCGTGCGCACCGCCGCCGAGGGCGCGAGCGAGGACGAGCTGCGCCGCGACGTCGAGCGTCTGCAGGCCCAGTGGGAGGACATCCAGAAGAAGTCGAAGCAGATCTCGACGTCTTCGCCGAGCCTGCTGTACGGCGAGCCGGACATGACCGTCCGCGTCGTGCGCGACATCTTCAACGAGGACTTCTCGAAGGTCATCGTCAGCGGTGACGGCGCCTGGGAGACCATCCACGGCTACGTGAACCACGTGGCCCCGGACCTGGCCGACCGGCTGTCCCGTTGGACCTCCGAGGTCGACGTCTTCGCGACGTACCGGATCGACGAGCAGCTCGCCAAGGCGCTCGACCGCAAGGTGTGGCTGCCCTCGGGCGGCTCGCTTGTGATCGACAAGACCGAGGCGATGATCGTCATCGACGTCAACACCGGCAAGTTCACCGGTCAGGGCGGCAACCTCGAGGAGACCGTCACCAGGAACAACCTGGAGGCGGCCGAGGAGATCGTGCGCCAGCTGCGGCTGCGCGACCTGGGCGGCATCGTCGTCATCGACTTCATCGACATGGTCCTGGAGTCCAACCGCGACCTGGTCCTGCGGCGCATGCTGGAGTGCCTGGGCCGTGACCGTACGAAGCACCAGGTGGCCGAGGTCACCTCGCTGGGCCTGGTCCAGATGACCCGTAAGCGGGTGGGCCAGGGTCTGCTGGAGTCCTTCTCCGAGACCTGCGTCCACTGCAACGGCCGCGGTGTCATCGTCCACATGGAGACCCCGACGGTGATCGGCGGCGGTGGCAACGGCAAGCGTTCCAAGCGCCGCGGTGGCCGCACCGAGTTCGACCAGCACGACCACGAGGTCGAGACGGTCGAGTCCGCCGACATGGGGGCCTTCGAGACCGAGGCGGAGGTGGCTGCCGAGGCCGCCGCGCCGCGGGCCCTGCCCGAGCCGGAGTTCGTCGCGGACGAGGAGCTCTACAGCAGCCCGGCCGAGGCCGAGGCCGCCGCGGGCATCAGCGGCCGCCGCAACCGGCGCCGTGCCACCCGTAAGGCCACCGCTCCGGCGGGCGCCCCGCGCGGTGCGGCCGCTCCGGTCCAGGCCCCGGCCCCCGTGGTCGTGGACGAGCCGGTGACCGAGGCCGCCGAGACGGTGCTGGAGCCGGCTGCGGAGTTCGTCGCCGAGGCCGCCGCGGTGGCCGAGGTCGCTCCGGTCGTCGAGCCGGTCGAGGAGGCCGCGCCGAAGGGTCGTACCCGTCGCCGTGCGACCCGTAAGGCCACCGCCCCGGCGGGCGCCCCGGCTCCCGCGGTCGAGGTGGCCCCGGAGCCGGTCGTCGTGCCGGAGCCGGAGCCCGTCGTCGAGCCCGAGGTCGTCGCCGTCGCCGAGGTCGAGGAGGCCCCCGTCGTGGAGGCCGCTCCGGCCCGTCCGCGGCGCCGTGCCACCCGTAAGGCCACCGCACCCGCCGGTTCCCCGGCCGGCGCGGCAGAGGCCGCCGTGGTGGTCGTCGAGGCCCCCGTGACGGAGGCCCCGGCGCCGGTCGAGGAGGCCGCACCGGTGGTCGAGGAGGCCGCACCGGCGAAGAAGGCCGCCAAGAAGGCTCCGGCCAAGAAGGCGACCGCGGCGAAGAAGGCCCCGGCCAAGAAGGCGGCGGCCGCCAAGAAGACCGTGGCCAAGAAGGCGGCCACGACCAAGAAGACCGCGACGAAGCGGGCGACGAAGAAGACCGCGGCGGCGGAGCAGCAGACGCTCCCGTCCGTCTCGGCTCCGACCGAAGCCTGA
- a CDS encoding TIGR03936 family radical SAM-associated protein, with protein MQRIRLRYTKRGRLRFTSHRDFQRAFERALRRAEVPMAYSAGFTPHPRVSYANAAPTGTGSEAEYLEIALAESRDPEKLRELLDESMPTGLDIIDAVEARTSGLADRLTASVWELRLDGVELAEAERAVTAFLAAENVEVQRRTKNGMRTFDTRGAVVSLEALPAPADRPLDSACAILRLVVRHLTPAVRPDDVLSGLRAVADLAPPVPSAVTRLAQGLFDEESGTVTDPLAPDREADTAAPPTAAVAADAKAPEGPAA; from the coding sequence GTGCAGCGCATCCGACTGCGCTACACCAAGCGCGGCCGCCTCCGGTTCACCAGTCACCGTGACTTCCAGCGCGCCTTCGAGCGGGCCCTGCGCCGCGCCGAGGTGCCGATGGCGTACTCGGCCGGTTTCACCCCGCACCCGCGCGTCTCGTACGCGAACGCGGCGCCGACCGGCACCGGCAGCGAGGCCGAGTACCTGGAGATCGCCCTCGCCGAGTCCCGCGACCCCGAGAAGCTCCGAGAGCTGCTCGACGAGTCGATGCCGACCGGACTCGACATCATCGACGCCGTCGAGGCCCGCACCTCGGGCCTCGCGGACCGGCTGACCGCCTCCGTGTGGGAGCTGCGCCTGGACGGCGTGGAGCTCGCGGAGGCCGAGCGGGCCGTGACGGCCTTCCTCGCCGCCGAGAACGTGGAGGTGCAGCGTCGGACCAAGAACGGAATGCGGACCTTCGACACGCGTGGTGCGGTCGTGAGCCTCGAAGCGCTTCCCGCCCCGGCTGATAGGCCGCTGGACAGTGCCTGTGCGATACTGCGCCTGGTTGTTCGGCATCTGACACCTGCCGTGCGACCCGACGACGTCCTGTCCGGTCTCCGAGCTGTGGCCGACCTGGCGCCGCCGGTCCCCTCAGCGGTGACCAGGCTGGCGCAGGGGCTCTTCGACGAGGAGTCCGGCACGGTGACCGACCCGCTCGCGCCCGACCGCGAGGCTGACACGGCCGCTCCACCCACGGCCGCCGTAGCAGCCGACGCGAAGGCGCCGGAAGGTCCCGCCGCGTAA
- the rodA gene encoding rod shape-determining protein RodA: MPTANKFSVSRYAPERGAMAKLTARDSVVRRLDWPILLSALALSFIGSMLVWSATRNRTSLNQGDPYYFLARHALNTGIGLVLMIGTIWLGHRTLRGAVPILYGLSLVLILAVLTPLGATINGAHAWIVIGGGFSLQPSEFVKITIILVMAMLLATRVDAGDLAHPDHRTVVKALCLAAAPMGIVMLMPDLGSVMVMIVIVLGVLLASGASNRWVVGLLAAGASGAVLIWQLGVLDEYQINRFAAFANPELDPAGVGYNTNQARIAIGSGGLTGSGLFHGSQTTGQFVPEQQTDFVFTVAGEELGFVGAGLILVLLGVILWRACVIARETTELYGTIVCAGIIAWFAFQSFENIGMTLGIMPVAGLPLPFVSYGGSSMFAVWVAIGLLQSIKVQRPLSA; encoded by the coding sequence ATGCCGACCGCCAACAAGTTCTCCGTCTCCCGGTACGCGCCCGAGCGCGGGGCGATGGCCAAGCTCACCGCCCGCGACTCGGTGGTGCGCCGGCTCGACTGGCCGATACTCCTGTCCGCGCTCGCCCTCTCCTTCATCGGCTCCATGCTGGTGTGGTCGGCGACCCGCAACCGGACCTCGCTGAACCAGGGGGACCCGTACTACTTCCTGGCCCGGCACGCCCTGAACACCGGCATCGGCCTCGTGCTGATGATCGGCACGATCTGGCTCGGCCACCGCACCCTGCGCGGCGCCGTGCCGATCCTCTACGGGCTCTCCCTCGTGCTGATCCTCGCCGTGCTCACCCCGCTCGGCGCCACCATCAACGGCGCCCACGCGTGGATCGTCATCGGCGGCGGATTCTCCCTCCAGCCGTCCGAGTTCGTGAAGATCACGATCATCCTGGTGATGGCGATGCTGCTGGCCACCCGGGTGGACGCGGGCGACCTCGCGCACCCGGACCACCGCACGGTCGTCAAGGCACTGTGCCTGGCGGCGGCCCCGATGGGCATCGTCATGCTGATGCCCGACCTCGGCTCCGTGATGGTCATGATCGTGATCGTGCTCGGTGTGCTGCTGGCCTCCGGCGCCTCCAACCGCTGGGTCGTGGGCCTGCTCGCCGCGGGCGCGAGCGGTGCCGTCCTGATATGGCAACTCGGCGTACTCGACGAGTACCAGATCAACCGCTTCGCGGCCTTCGCCAACCCCGAGCTCGACCCGGCGGGCGTCGGCTACAACACCAACCAGGCGCGCATCGCGATCGGCTCCGGAGGGCTGACCGGCTCGGGGCTCTTCCACGGCTCGCAGACCACCGGCCAGTTCGTGCCCGAGCAGCAGACCGACTTCGTCTTCACGGTGGCGGGGGAGGAACTGGGCTTCGTCGGGGCCGGGCTGATCCTGGTGCTGCTCGGCGTCATCCTGTGGCGGGCCTGCGTGATCGCCCGGGAGACCACCGAGCTGTACGGGACGATCGTGTGCGCCGGGATCATCGCCTGGTTCGCCTTCCAGTCCTTCGAGAACATCGGCATGACCCTCGGCATCATGCCGGTGGCCGGCCTCCCCCTGCCGTTCGTCTCGTACGGAGGATCGTCGATGTTCGCCGTGTGGGTGGCGATCGGACTACTGCAATCGATCAAGGTCCAACGGCCATTGTCGGCCTGA
- a CDS encoding TIGR03960 family B12-binding radical SAM protein has product MMTESVFPQLEALLPHVQKPIQYVGGELNSTVKEWESCDVRWALMYPDAYEVGLPNQGVMILYEVLNEREGVLAERTYSVWPDLEELMREHKVPQFTVDSHRPVSAFDVFGLSFSTELGYTNMLTALDLAGIPLEARNRTVDHPIVLAGGHAAFNPEPIAEFIDCAVIGDGEQAVLDMTEIIRTWKAEGRPGGREEVLLRLAKTGNVYVPGFYDVEYLPDGRIGRVVPNRSGVPWRVSKHTVMDLDEWPYPKQPLVPLAETVHERMSVEIFRGCTRGCRFCQAGMITRPVRERSITGIGEMVERGLKATGFEEVGLLSLSSADHTEIADIAKGLADRYTDDKVGLSLPSTRVDAFNVDLANELTRNGRRSGLTFAPEGGSERMRKVINKMVSEEDLIRTVSTAYGNGWRQVKLYFMCGLPTETDEDVLQIGDMAVNVIAKGREVSGQNDIRCTVSIGGFVPKPHTPFQWAPQLSAEETDARLGKLRDKIRGDKKYGRSIGFRYHDGKPGIVEGLLSRGDRRIGDVIRAVYESGGRFDGWREHFSYDRWMEAAEKTLPAYGVDVAWYTTRERTYEEVLPWDHLDSGLDKDWLWEDWQDALDETEVDDCRWTPCFDCGVCPQMQTEIQIGPTGKKLLPLSVVK; this is encoded by the coding sequence GTGATGACCGAGTCGGTCTTCCCTCAGCTTGAGGCCCTGCTTCCGCATGTGCAGAAGCCCATCCAGTACGTCGGCGGTGAACTCAACTCCACGGTCAAGGAGTGGGAGAGCTGCGACGTCCGCTGGGCGCTCATGTACCCGGACGCGTACGAAGTCGGGCTGCCCAACCAGGGCGTCATGATCCTTTACGAGGTGCTCAACGAACGCGAGGGCGTCCTCGCCGAGCGCACCTACAGCGTGTGGCCCGACCTCGAAGAACTGATGCGCGAGCACAAGGTGCCGCAGTTCACCGTGGACAGCCACCGCCCGGTCTCCGCCTTCGACGTGTTCGGCCTGTCCTTCTCCACGGAGCTGGGCTACACCAACATGCTCACGGCGCTGGACCTCGCCGGCATCCCGCTGGAGGCCCGCAACCGCACCGTCGACCACCCGATCGTCCTCGCGGGCGGCCACGCGGCCTTCAACCCCGAGCCGATCGCGGAGTTCATCGACTGCGCGGTCATCGGCGACGGCGAGCAGGCCGTCCTCGACATGACCGAGATCATCCGCACCTGGAAGGCCGAGGGGCGGCCGGGCGGGCGCGAAGAGGTCCTCCTCCGTCTCGCCAAGACCGGCAATGTCTACGTGCCGGGCTTCTACGACGTCGAGTACCTGCCGGACGGCCGCATCGGCCGTGTCGTGCCCAACCGCTCCGGCGTGCCGTGGCGCGTGTCCAAGCACACGGTCATGGACCTCGACGAGTGGCCCTACCCCAAGCAGCCCCTGGTCCCGCTCGCCGAGACCGTCCACGAGCGCATGTCCGTGGAGATCTTCCGCGGCTGCACCCGCGGCTGCCGTTTCTGCCAGGCCGGCATGATCACGCGCCCCGTGCGGGAGCGAAGCATCACCGGCATCGGCGAGATGGTGGAGCGCGGACTGAAGGCCACGGGCTTCGAAGAGGTCGGCCTCCTCTCCCTCTCCTCGGCCGACCACACCGAGATCGCCGACATCGCCAAGGGCCTCGCCGACCGCTACACGGACGACAAGGTGGGCCTGTCCCTGCCGTCGACCCGCGTGGACGCGTTCAACGTGGACCTGGCCAACGAGCTGACCCGCAACGGTCGCCGCTCCGGCCTGACCTTCGCCCCCGAGGGCGGCTCCGAGCGCATGCGCAAGGTCATCAACAAGATGGTCTCCGAAGAGGACCTGATCCGGACCGTCTCCACCGCGTACGGCAACGGCTGGCGCCAGGTGAAGCTGTACTTCATGTGCGGCCTGCCCACCGAGACGGACGAGGACGTGCTCCAGATCGGCGACATGGCGGTCAACGTCATCGCCAAGGGGCGCGAGGTCTCCGGCCAGAACGACATCCGCTGCACGGTGTCCATCGGCGGATTCGTCCCCAAGCCGCACACCCCGTTCCAGTGGGCGCCGCAGCTGTCGGCCGAGGAGACGGACGCCCGCCTGGGCAAGCTCCGCGACAAGATCCGCGGCGACAAGAAGTACGGCCGCTCCATCGGCTTCCGCTACCACGACGGCAAGCCGGGCATCGTCGAGGGCCTCCTCTCGCGCGGTGACCGCCGCATCGGCGACGTCATCCGCGCCGTGTACGAGTCGGGCGGCCGCTTCGACGGCTGGCGCGAGCACTTCAGCTACGACCGCTGGATGGAGGCGGCCGAGAAGACCCTGCCCGCCTACGGCGTGGACGTGGCCTGGTACACGACCCGCGAGCGCACCTACGAGGAGGTCCTGCCCTGGGACCACCTGGACTCCGGTCTCGACAAGGACTGGCTCTGGGAGGACTGGCAGGACGCCCTCGACGAGACCGAGGTCGACGACTGCCGCTGGACCCCGTGCTTCGACTGTGGCGTGTGTCCTCAGATGCAGACGGAGATCCAGATCGGCCCGACCGGCAAGAAGCTGTTGCCGCTGTCCGTCGTGAAGTAA
- a CDS encoding CYTH and CHAD domain-containing protein — translation MADTKREIERKFEFSKAKSARRGVPDLTGTAAIAAVSDQGTVDLDAVYYDTPDQRLAADGLTLRRRTGGADEGWHLKLPVSPGVRDEIGAALSDTVPPALAALVRSRVRGAGLQPQVRLLSSRRVSHLLDADGALLAELSTDAVLAERGEATATWTEVEVELADGVDPELLDAVEKTFRKAGLRVSDAPSKLARALAETAAEPPARPEGGGPEGTAGAQVLAYLREQRDALVAQDPAVRRGLPDSVHQMRVASRRLRSAFKTYRKVIDRAATDPIGEELRRLAGELGVDRDQEVLLERIQDRLGELPRTLLIGPVRSRLRVWNSARRSASRRRAVAVLDSARYVALLDSLDALLESPPLLKAAAGHPEAVLPKAVLRDYARLAARVDSALSQDEGHERDLALHEARKAAKRFRYAAESAVPVLGGPAKELAKAGKSVQSLLGDHQDSVVAREALRGLAVQATGAGESAFTWGVLYAREEALAERRERELPDIWAKASDPELRAALE, via the coding sequence ATGGCGGACACCAAGCGCGAAATCGAGCGGAAATTCGAGTTCTCCAAGGCCAAATCTGCCCGGCGCGGGGTGCCGGACCTGACGGGCACGGCCGCCATCGCGGCCGTATCCGACCAGGGCACCGTCGACCTCGACGCCGTCTACTACGACACCCCCGACCAGCGGCTCGCCGCCGACGGTCTCACCCTGAGGCGCAGAACGGGCGGCGCTGACGAGGGCTGGCACCTCAAACTGCCCGTCTCCCCCGGAGTGCGCGACGAGATCGGGGCCGCGCTCAGCGACACGGTCCCACCCGCCCTGGCCGCCCTGGTCCGCTCCCGCGTCCGCGGCGCCGGGCTCCAGCCGCAGGTCCGACTCCTCTCCTCACGCCGCGTCAGCCACCTGCTCGACGCCGACGGGGCGCTGCTCGCCGAACTGAGCACCGACGCCGTCCTGGCCGAGCGCGGCGAGGCCACCGCCACCTGGACCGAGGTCGAGGTGGAACTCGCCGACGGCGTCGACCCCGAACTGCTCGACGCCGTGGAGAAGACCTTCCGCAAGGCCGGCCTCCGGGTCTCCGACGCCCCCTCGAAGCTCGCCCGGGCCCTCGCCGAGACCGCCGCCGAGCCCCCGGCCCGACCCGAGGGCGGCGGCCCCGAGGGCACCGCCGGCGCGCAGGTGCTGGCGTACCTGCGCGAACAGCGCGACGCCCTCGTCGCCCAGGACCCGGCGGTGCGGCGCGGCCTGCCGGACTCCGTCCACCAGATGCGGGTCGCGAGCCGCCGACTGCGCAGCGCCTTCAAGACCTACCGCAAGGTGATCGACCGGGCGGCCACCGACCCGATCGGCGAGGAACTGCGCCGGCTCGCCGGTGAACTCGGCGTCGACCGCGACCAGGAGGTCCTGCTGGAGCGGATCCAGGACCGCCTCGGCGAACTGCCCCGCACCCTGCTGATCGGCCCGGTCCGCAGCCGGCTGCGCGTATGGAACAGCGCCCGGCGCTCCGCGTCACGGCGCCGGGCGGTCGCCGTGCTCGACAGCGCGCGCTACGTGGCCCTGCTCGACTCACTCGACGCCCTGCTGGAGTCGCCCCCGCTGCTGAAGGCCGCGGCCGGACACCCGGAGGCCGTCCTGCCCAAGGCGGTCCTGCGCGACTACGCGCGCCTCGCCGCCCGGGTCGACAGCGCGCTCTCCCAGGACGAGGGCCACGAGCGGGACCTGGCCCTGCACGAGGCCCGCAAGGCGGCCAAGCGCTTCCGGTACGCGGCCGAGTCGGCCGTGCCCGTCCTCGGCGGGCCGGCGAAGGAGCTGGCCAAGGCCGGGAAGTCGGTGCAGTCCCTGCTCGGCGACCACCAGGACAGCGTGGTGGCCCGCGAGGCCCTGCGCGGCCTCGCCGTCCAGGCGACGGGCGCGGGGGAGTCCGCCTTCACCTGGGGCGTGCTCTACGCCCGCGAGGAAGCCCTGGCCGAGCGGCGCGAACGGGAACTTCCCGACATCTGGGCCAAGGCCTCCGACCCCGAGCTGCGGGCCGCATTGGAATGA